From Equus przewalskii isolate Varuska chromosome 7, EquPr2, whole genome shotgun sequence, one genomic window encodes:
- the LOC103543433 gene encoding P2X purinoceptor 6-like — MVTVGPVFQRLHWDGVQGAGLGPWVAPPSRPGGGSVSLLSAISPLPTLFPGPVGIGGLEFVLCFQGIKTGQCVIFNGTHRTCEIWDWCQVENDTVPVKPVLVQAENFTLFIKITVTFSKFNSPSEHSGSSALETWDATYFKHCLYDPCFSPYCPVFHIGDLVAMAGGVFEDLALQAPP; from the exons ATGGTCACTGTGGGCCCTGTCTTCCAGCGCCTCCACTGGGATGGGGttcagggggctgggctgggacccTGGGTGGCTCCCCCCAGCAGGCCCGGTGGtggctctgtgtctcttctttctgCCATCAGCCCCCTGCCCACTCTCTTCCCAGGCCCTGTGGGGATTGGAGGCCTGGAGTTTGTCTTGTGTTTTCAAGGCATCAAAACGGGCCAATGTGTGATATTCAATGGGACCCACAGGACCTGTGAGATCTGGGACTGGTGCCAGGTGGAGAATGACACTGTGCCTGT GAAGCCCGTGCTGGTCCAGGCTGAGAACTTCACCCTGTTCATCAAAATCACTGTCACCTTCAGCAAGTTCAACTCACCAAGTGAACATAGTGG GTCCAGTGCCTTGGAGACCTGGGATGCCACCTATTTCAAGCACTGCCTCTACGACCCATGCTTCAGCCCCTACTGCCCTGTGTTCCACATCGGGGACCTTGTGGCCATGGCTGGTGGGGTCTTTGAGGACCTGGCATTGCA Agctcctccctga
- the LOC139084648 gene encoding cationic amino acid transporter 4-like isoform X4 — MLIATSRRPEAQWRPQCLRRATLWTPQYSLQGTRLGLCWRTEQALGQRCQQLTWCSSQLPTMAWGLPSTASLARFCQKLNRLKTLEEPTRETSLRRHLTTLDLTLQGVGGMVGLGLYILTGTVAKWMAGPAVLVSFSVAAVASLLTALCYAEFVVRVPCRGSSYLFTYVFTGELWAFLVGWIVLIQWLIGVAAMARVWSSYLDVIFSYRIRSFTEAHVGIWQVPFLARYPDFLAAGIILLFLAFVSCGGRVSSWVNHIFSAISLIVILFIIILGFVLAHPHNWSAEEGGFAPFGFSGIMTGAATCFYAFAGFGAIAASSVEARNPKRTVPMALAISVGVVAGAYILVSTVLTLMVPWHNLDPDSALADAFHQQGHSWAAFIVVAGAICGSHGAPDSRPEHPPQRLPHAAPELCDLAGLLHLVVDRTRGVFWLRHQAQQGEPAGAAQVDGHTQQPEDGASPAAPQPGTGPRAWPHGGANQSMRTTGASLPSPTFSGGQKNWQSLYLGQLGFSHLAMPGGPQNISPDAELRVCGSGPWPLLVW; from the exons TATTCTTTGCAGGGGACGAGACTCGGGTTATGCTGGAGGACGGAACAAGCCCTGGGGCAAAG GTGCCAGCAGCTGACTTGGTGCTCATCTCAGCTGCCCACCATGGCCTGGGGGCTGCCCAGCACCGCCAGCCTGGCGCGCTTCTGCCAGAAACTGAACCGGCTGAAGACACTGGAGGAGCCCACCAGGGAGACGTCGCTGAGGCGCCACCTGACTACACTGGACCTTACCCTTCAAGGTGTGGGTGGTATGGTTGGCTTAGGCCTCTACATCCTCACAGGCACTGTGGCCAAGTGGATGGCTGGCCCTGCAGTGCTTGTGTCCTTCAGCGTGGCTGCCGTGGCCTCCCTGCTCACAGCCCTATGCTATGCAGAGTTTGTAGTGCGTGTGCCCTGCAGGGGCTCTTCCTACCTGTTCACCTATGTGTTCACGGGCGAGCTGTGGGCCTTCCTCGTTGGCTGGATCGTGCTCATCCAGTGGCTCATTGGTGTAGCTGCCATGGCCCGCGTCTGGAGCAGCTACCTGGACGTCATCTTTAGCTACCGCATCCGCAGCTTCACCGAGGCCCATGTGGGCATCTGGCAGGTGCCCTTTCTGGCCCGGTACCCAGACTTCTTGGCTGCTGGCATCATACTTTTGTTCTTGGCTTTCGTCTCCTGTGGAGGTCGTGTCTCTTCCTGGGTCAACCACATCTTCTCCGCCATCAGTCTCATCGTCAtcctcttcatcatcatcctGGGGTTTGTCCTGGCCCACCCACACAACTGGAGTGCTGAGGAGGGCGGCTTTGCACCCTTCGGCTTCTCCGGCATCATGACTGGCGCCGCCACCTGCTTCTATGCCTTTGCAGGCTTTGGTGCCATTGCTGCCTCCAGTGTTGAGGCCCGGAACCCAAAGCGAACAGTGCCTATGGCCCTTGCCATCTCAGTTGGTGTAGTGGCTGGCGCCTACATCCTCGTCTCCACAGTCCTCACACTCATGGTGCCCTGGCACAACCTGGACCCTGACTCAGCACTCGCTGATGCCTTCCATCAGCAGGGCCATAGCTGGGCAGCCTTCATCGTGGTGGCTGGTGCAATCTGTG GTTCCCATGGTGCCCCTGACTCCCGCCCTGAGCATCCTCCTCAACGTCTTCCTCATGCTGCACCTGAGCTATGTGACCTGGCTGGGCTTCTCCATCTGGTTGTTGATCG GACTCGTGGTGTATTTTGGCTACGGCATCAGGCACAGCAAGGAGAACCAGCAGGAGCGGCCCAGGTTGATGGCCACACACAGCAGCCTGAAGATGgtgccagccctgcagccccccaGCCAGGCACCGGCCCAAGAGCCTGGCCACATGGAGGAGCCAACCAGTCCATGAGGACCACTGGggcttctctgccctcccccaccttctcAGGAGGCCAAAAGAACTGGCAGTCCCTCTATCTGGGGCAGCTCGGGTTTTCACACCTTGCCATGCCGGGGGGTCCTCAGAACATCAGCCCAGATGCTGAGCTTCGAGTCTGTGGGAGTGGGCCATGGCCACTGCTCGTGTGGTGA
- the LOC139084648 gene encoding cationic amino acid transporter 4-like isoform X1 translates to MLIATSRRPEAQWRPQCLRRATLWTPQYSLQGTRLGLCWRTEQALGQRCQQLTWCSSQLPTMAWGLPSTASLARFCQKLNRLKTLEEPTRETSLRRHLTTLDLTLQGVGGMVGLGLYILTGTVAKWMAGPAVLVSFSVAAVASLLTALCYAEFVVRVPCRGSSYLFTYVFTGELWAFLVGWIVLIQWLIGVAAMARVWSSYLDVIFSYRIRSFTEAHVGIWQVPFLARYPDFLAAGIILLFLAFVSCGGRVSSWVNHIFSAISLIVILFIIILGFVLAHPHNWSAEEGGFAPFGFSGIMTGAATCFYAFAGFGAIAASSVEARNPKRTVPMALAISVGVVAGAYILVSTVLTLMVPWHNLDPDSALADAFHQQGHSWAAFIVVAGAICAIITLLLNILLFVPRMVCAMSADGLFFQVFACVHPRTQVPVVGILVFGVLMAFLALLLDLEALVQFLSIGIMLELTVLTTSIIILRFRKSPPSSSQGPGSPVGTEQASAPEPGQLRPALRPYLRFLGGCRPGAAVAWSLSVLVASAITLDCVLVFGDSALHLPPWGYTLLLLLSSATFLLSLLVLGAHQQQRRQDTFQVPMVPLTPALSILLNVFLMLHLSYVTWLGFSIWLLIGLVVYFGYGIRHSKENQQERPRLMATHSSLKMVPALQPPSQAPAQEPGHMEEPTSP, encoded by the exons TATTCTTTGCAGGGGACGAGACTCGGGTTATGCTGGAGGACGGAACAAGCCCTGGGGCAAAG GTGCCAGCAGCTGACTTGGTGCTCATCTCAGCTGCCCACCATGGCCTGGGGGCTGCCCAGCACCGCCAGCCTGGCGCGCTTCTGCCAGAAACTGAACCGGCTGAAGACACTGGAGGAGCCCACCAGGGAGACGTCGCTGAGGCGCCACCTGACTACACTGGACCTTACCCTTCAAGGTGTGGGTGGTATGGTTGGCTTAGGCCTCTACATCCTCACAGGCACTGTGGCCAAGTGGATGGCTGGCCCTGCAGTGCTTGTGTCCTTCAGCGTGGCTGCCGTGGCCTCCCTGCTCACAGCCCTATGCTATGCAGAGTTTGTAGTGCGTGTGCCCTGCAGGGGCTCTTCCTACCTGTTCACCTATGTGTTCACGGGCGAGCTGTGGGCCTTCCTCGTTGGCTGGATCGTGCTCATCCAGTGGCTCATTGGTGTAGCTGCCATGGCCCGCGTCTGGAGCAGCTACCTGGACGTCATCTTTAGCTACCGCATCCGCAGCTTCACCGAGGCCCATGTGGGCATCTGGCAGGTGCCCTTTCTGGCCCGGTACCCAGACTTCTTGGCTGCTGGCATCATACTTTTGTTCTTGGCTTTCGTCTCCTGTGGAGGTCGTGTCTCTTCCTGGGTCAACCACATCTTCTCCGCCATCAGTCTCATCGTCAtcctcttcatcatcatcctGGGGTTTGTCCTGGCCCACCCACACAACTGGAGTGCTGAGGAGGGCGGCTTTGCACCCTTCGGCTTCTCCGGCATCATGACTGGCGCCGCCACCTGCTTCTATGCCTTTGCAGGCTTTGGTGCCATTGCTGCCTCCAGTGTTGAGGCCCGGAACCCAAAGCGAACAGTGCCTATGGCCCTTGCCATCTCAGTTGGTGTAGTGGCTGGCGCCTACATCCTCGTCTCCACAGTCCTCACACTCATGGTGCCCTGGCACAACCTGGACCCTGACTCAGCACTCGCTGATGCCTTCCATCAGCAGGGCCATAGCTGGGCAGCCTTCATCGTGGTGGCTGGTGCAATCTGTG CCATAATCACTCTCCTGCTCAACATCCTCTTGTTCGTGCCACGCATGGTCTGTGCCATGTCTGCCGACGGGCTCTTCTTCCAGGTGTTTGCCTGCGTGCACCCCCGGACTCAAGTGCCTGTGGTGGGCATCCTGGTATTTGGGGTCCTCATGGCTTTCCTGGCACTGCTGCTGGACCTCGAGGCACTGGTCCAGTTCCTGTCCATCGGAATAATGCTGGAACTCACTGTCCTGACCACCAGCATTATCATTCTACGCTTCCGAAAGTCCCCTCCATCCAGTTCTCAGGGCCCAGGCAGCCCTGTGGGCACTGAGCAGGCCTCAGCCCCTGAGCCCGGGCAGCTGCGACCAGCCCTGAGGCCCTACCTCCGCTTCCTGGGTGGGTGCAGACCTGGAGCCGCTGTGGCTTGGTCCCTCAGTGTCCTGGTGGCCTCGGCCATCACCCTGGACTGCGTGCTGGTCTTTGGGGACTCGGCCCTGCACCTCCCACCGTGGGGCTAcaccctgctgctcctgctcagcTCCGCCACGTTTCTGCTCAGTCTCCTCGTCCTGGGGGCCCACCAGCAGCAGCGCCGGCAGGACACCTTTCAG GTTCCCATGGTGCCCCTGACTCCCGCCCTGAGCATCCTCCTCAACGTCTTCCTCATGCTGCACCTGAGCTATGTGACCTGGCTGGGCTTCTCCATCTGGTTGTTGATCG GACTCGTGGTGTATTTTGGCTACGGCATCAGGCACAGCAAGGAGAACCAGCAGGAGCGGCCCAGGTTGATGGCCACACACAGCAGCCTGAAGATGgtgccagccctgcagccccccaGCCAGGCACCGGCCCAAGAGCCTGGCCACATGGAGGAGCCAACCAGTCCATGA
- the LOC139084648 gene encoding cationic amino acid transporter 4-like isoform X3, whose product MAWGLPSTASLARFCQKLNRLKTLEEPTRETSLRRHLTTLDLTLQGVGGMVGLGLYILTGTVAKWMAGPAVLVSFSVAAVASLLTALCYAEFVVRVPCRGSSYLFTYVFTGELWAFLVGWIVLIQWLIGVAAMARVWSSYLDVIFSYRIRSFTEAHVGIWQVPFLARYPDFLAAGIILLFLAFVSCGGRVSSWVNHIFSAISLIVILFIIILGFVLAHPHNWSAEEGGFAPFGFSGIMTGAATCFYAFAGFGAIAASSVEARNPKRTVPMALAISVGVVAGAYILVSTVLTLMVPWHNLDPDSALADAFHQQGHSWAAFIVVAGAICAIITLLLNILLFVPRMVCAMSADGLFFQVFACVHPRTQVPVVGILVFGVLMAFLALLLDLEALVQFLSIGIMLELTVLTTSIIILRFRKSPPSSSQGPGSPVGTEQASAPEPGQLRPALRPYLRFLGGCRPGAAVAWSLSVLVASAITLDCVLVFGDSALHLPPWGYTLLLLLSSATFLLSLLVLGAHQQQRRQDTFQVPMVPLTPALSILLNVFLMLHLSYVTWLGFSIWLLIGLVVYFGYGIRHSKENQQERPRLMATHSSLKMVPALQPPSQAPAQEPGHMEEPTSP is encoded by the exons ATGGCCTGGGGGCTGCCCAGCACCGCCAGCCTGGCGCGCTTCTGCCAGAAACTGAACCGGCTGAAGACACTGGAGGAGCCCACCAGGGAGACGTCGCTGAGGCGCCACCTGACTACACTGGACCTTACCCTTCAAGGTGTGGGTGGTATGGTTGGCTTAGGCCTCTACATCCTCACAGGCACTGTGGCCAAGTGGATGGCTGGCCCTGCAGTGCTTGTGTCCTTCAGCGTGGCTGCCGTGGCCTCCCTGCTCACAGCCCTATGCTATGCAGAGTTTGTAGTGCGTGTGCCCTGCAGGGGCTCTTCCTACCTGTTCACCTATGTGTTCACGGGCGAGCTGTGGGCCTTCCTCGTTGGCTGGATCGTGCTCATCCAGTGGCTCATTGGTGTAGCTGCCATGGCCCGCGTCTGGAGCAGCTACCTGGACGTCATCTTTAGCTACCGCATCCGCAGCTTCACCGAGGCCCATGTGGGCATCTGGCAGGTGCCCTTTCTGGCCCGGTACCCAGACTTCTTGGCTGCTGGCATCATACTTTTGTTCTTGGCTTTCGTCTCCTGTGGAGGTCGTGTCTCTTCCTGGGTCAACCACATCTTCTCCGCCATCAGTCTCATCGTCAtcctcttcatcatcatcctGGGGTTTGTCCTGGCCCACCCACACAACTGGAGTGCTGAGGAGGGCGGCTTTGCACCCTTCGGCTTCTCCGGCATCATGACTGGCGCCGCCACCTGCTTCTATGCCTTTGCAGGCTTTGGTGCCATTGCTGCCTCCAGTGTTGAGGCCCGGAACCCAAAGCGAACAGTGCCTATGGCCCTTGCCATCTCAGTTGGTGTAGTGGCTGGCGCCTACATCCTCGTCTCCACAGTCCTCACACTCATGGTGCCCTGGCACAACCTGGACCCTGACTCAGCACTCGCTGATGCCTTCCATCAGCAGGGCCATAGCTGGGCAGCCTTCATCGTGGTGGCTGGTGCAATCTGTG CCATAATCACTCTCCTGCTCAACATCCTCTTGTTCGTGCCACGCATGGTCTGTGCCATGTCTGCCGACGGGCTCTTCTTCCAGGTGTTTGCCTGCGTGCACCCCCGGACTCAAGTGCCTGTGGTGGGCATCCTGGTATTTGGGGTCCTCATGGCTTTCCTGGCACTGCTGCTGGACCTCGAGGCACTGGTCCAGTTCCTGTCCATCGGAATAATGCTGGAACTCACTGTCCTGACCACCAGCATTATCATTCTACGCTTCCGAAAGTCCCCTCCATCCAGTTCTCAGGGCCCAGGCAGCCCTGTGGGCACTGAGCAGGCCTCAGCCCCTGAGCCCGGGCAGCTGCGACCAGCCCTGAGGCCCTACCTCCGCTTCCTGGGTGGGTGCAGACCTGGAGCCGCTGTGGCTTGGTCCCTCAGTGTCCTGGTGGCCTCGGCCATCACCCTGGACTGCGTGCTGGTCTTTGGGGACTCGGCCCTGCACCTCCCACCGTGGGGCTAcaccctgctgctcctgctcagcTCCGCCACGTTTCTGCTCAGTCTCCTCGTCCTGGGGGCCCACCAGCAGCAGCGCCGGCAGGACACCTTTCAG GTTCCCATGGTGCCCCTGACTCCCGCCCTGAGCATCCTCCTCAACGTCTTCCTCATGCTGCACCTGAGCTATGTGACCTGGCTGGGCTTCTCCATCTGGTTGTTGATCG GACTCGTGGTGTATTTTGGCTACGGCATCAGGCACAGCAAGGAGAACCAGCAGGAGCGGCCCAGGTTGATGGCCACACACAGCAGCCTGAAGATGgtgccagccctgcagccccccaGCCAGGCACCGGCCCAAGAGCCTGGCCACATGGAGGAGCCAACCAGTCCATGA
- the LOC139084648 gene encoding cationic amino acid transporter 4-like isoform X2, with product MDLLQDLCQQLTWCSSQLPTMAWGLPSTASLARFCQKLNRLKTLEEPTRETSLRRHLTTLDLTLQGVGGMVGLGLYILTGTVAKWMAGPAVLVSFSVAAVASLLTALCYAEFVVRVPCRGSSYLFTYVFTGELWAFLVGWIVLIQWLIGVAAMARVWSSYLDVIFSYRIRSFTEAHVGIWQVPFLARYPDFLAAGIILLFLAFVSCGGRVSSWVNHIFSAISLIVILFIIILGFVLAHPHNWSAEEGGFAPFGFSGIMTGAATCFYAFAGFGAIAASSVEARNPKRTVPMALAISVGVVAGAYILVSTVLTLMVPWHNLDPDSALADAFHQQGHSWAAFIVVAGAICAIITLLLNILLFVPRMVCAMSADGLFFQVFACVHPRTQVPVVGILVFGVLMAFLALLLDLEALVQFLSIGIMLELTVLTTSIIILRFRKSPPSSSQGPGSPVGTEQASAPEPGQLRPALRPYLRFLGGCRPGAAVAWSLSVLVASAITLDCVLVFGDSALHLPPWGYTLLLLLSSATFLLSLLVLGAHQQQRRQDTFQVPMVPLTPALSILLNVFLMLHLSYVTWLGFSIWLLIGLVVYFGYGIRHSKENQQERPRLMATHSSLKMVPALQPPSQAPAQEPGHMEEPTSP from the exons ATGGACCttctccaggacct GTGCCAGCAGCTGACTTGGTGCTCATCTCAGCTGCCCACCATGGCCTGGGGGCTGCCCAGCACCGCCAGCCTGGCGCGCTTCTGCCAGAAACTGAACCGGCTGAAGACACTGGAGGAGCCCACCAGGGAGACGTCGCTGAGGCGCCACCTGACTACACTGGACCTTACCCTTCAAGGTGTGGGTGGTATGGTTGGCTTAGGCCTCTACATCCTCACAGGCACTGTGGCCAAGTGGATGGCTGGCCCTGCAGTGCTTGTGTCCTTCAGCGTGGCTGCCGTGGCCTCCCTGCTCACAGCCCTATGCTATGCAGAGTTTGTAGTGCGTGTGCCCTGCAGGGGCTCTTCCTACCTGTTCACCTATGTGTTCACGGGCGAGCTGTGGGCCTTCCTCGTTGGCTGGATCGTGCTCATCCAGTGGCTCATTGGTGTAGCTGCCATGGCCCGCGTCTGGAGCAGCTACCTGGACGTCATCTTTAGCTACCGCATCCGCAGCTTCACCGAGGCCCATGTGGGCATCTGGCAGGTGCCCTTTCTGGCCCGGTACCCAGACTTCTTGGCTGCTGGCATCATACTTTTGTTCTTGGCTTTCGTCTCCTGTGGAGGTCGTGTCTCTTCCTGGGTCAACCACATCTTCTCCGCCATCAGTCTCATCGTCAtcctcttcatcatcatcctGGGGTTTGTCCTGGCCCACCCACACAACTGGAGTGCTGAGGAGGGCGGCTTTGCACCCTTCGGCTTCTCCGGCATCATGACTGGCGCCGCCACCTGCTTCTATGCCTTTGCAGGCTTTGGTGCCATTGCTGCCTCCAGTGTTGAGGCCCGGAACCCAAAGCGAACAGTGCCTATGGCCCTTGCCATCTCAGTTGGTGTAGTGGCTGGCGCCTACATCCTCGTCTCCACAGTCCTCACACTCATGGTGCCCTGGCACAACCTGGACCCTGACTCAGCACTCGCTGATGCCTTCCATCAGCAGGGCCATAGCTGGGCAGCCTTCATCGTGGTGGCTGGTGCAATCTGTG CCATAATCACTCTCCTGCTCAACATCCTCTTGTTCGTGCCACGCATGGTCTGTGCCATGTCTGCCGACGGGCTCTTCTTCCAGGTGTTTGCCTGCGTGCACCCCCGGACTCAAGTGCCTGTGGTGGGCATCCTGGTATTTGGGGTCCTCATGGCTTTCCTGGCACTGCTGCTGGACCTCGAGGCACTGGTCCAGTTCCTGTCCATCGGAATAATGCTGGAACTCACTGTCCTGACCACCAGCATTATCATTCTACGCTTCCGAAAGTCCCCTCCATCCAGTTCTCAGGGCCCAGGCAGCCCTGTGGGCACTGAGCAGGCCTCAGCCCCTGAGCCCGGGCAGCTGCGACCAGCCCTGAGGCCCTACCTCCGCTTCCTGGGTGGGTGCAGACCTGGAGCCGCTGTGGCTTGGTCCCTCAGTGTCCTGGTGGCCTCGGCCATCACCCTGGACTGCGTGCTGGTCTTTGGGGACTCGGCCCTGCACCTCCCACCGTGGGGCTAcaccctgctgctcctgctcagcTCCGCCACGTTTCTGCTCAGTCTCCTCGTCCTGGGGGCCCACCAGCAGCAGCGCCGGCAGGACACCTTTCAG GTTCCCATGGTGCCCCTGACTCCCGCCCTGAGCATCCTCCTCAACGTCTTCCTCATGCTGCACCTGAGCTATGTGACCTGGCTGGGCTTCTCCATCTGGTTGTTGATCG GACTCGTGGTGTATTTTGGCTACGGCATCAGGCACAGCAAGGAGAACCAGCAGGAGCGGCCCAGGTTGATGGCCACACACAGCAGCCTGAAGATGgtgccagccctgcagccccccaGCCAGGCACCGGCCCAAGAGCCTGGCCACATGGAGGAGCCAACCAGTCCATGA